One part of the Aestuariirhabdus litorea genome encodes these proteins:
- a CDS encoding AEC family transporter, which yields MVFERVLLTVAPLVIIVAAGYLYGRFQKPDISAANKMNMDLFCPALILSVMSAKSFEPAAYGNLMLGCVIVVLGSGLLLWPIARLAGFNPRAFLPPMMFNNSGNMGIPLIVLAFGEEAMAVGVVLFIVEMVLHFTVGLYVIDHRTRLINILRIPMILATIAGLALSLLDLSIPQWFSVPVDMLGQICIPLMMFSLGVRLCSVDLTDWRIGLAGAIACPLSGVICAAFALVWLPLSPLESAALMVFGALPPAVLNYMVAEQYKLEPARVASIVMLGNLASLVTIPLVLTYVLS from the coding sequence ATGGTTTTTGAGCGTGTACTGCTAACGGTTGCGCCGCTGGTCATTATTGTCGCGGCGGGCTATCTCTACGGGCGTTTCCAGAAGCCCGATATCAGTGCTGCCAACAAAATGAACATGGATCTCTTTTGCCCGGCGCTGATCCTGTCGGTGATGTCGGCCAAAAGCTTTGAGCCGGCGGCCTATGGCAACCTGATGCTCGGTTGTGTGATTGTGGTGCTGGGGTCCGGTTTGCTGTTGTGGCCGATTGCTCGTCTGGCCGGCTTCAACCCCCGCGCCTTTCTCCCCCCCATGATGTTCAACAACTCAGGCAACATGGGAATCCCACTGATTGTGCTGGCCTTTGGCGAAGAGGCGATGGCAGTAGGGGTGGTGCTGTTTATCGTGGAGATGGTGCTGCACTTTACGGTCGGGCTCTATGTGATCGATCACCGTACCCGGCTGATCAATATTCTGCGCATTCCCATGATTCTGGCGACCATTGCGGGCCTGGCCCTCAGCCTGTTGGATCTCAGTATCCCTCAGTGGTTCTCGGTGCCGGTCGATATGCTGGGGCAGATCTGTATCCCCCTGATGATGTTTTCCCTGGGGGTGCGACTGTGCTCGGTGGACCTCACCGATTGGCGGATTGGTCTGGCCGGAGCCATCGCTTGCCCCCTGAGTGGCGTCATCTGCGCGGCCTTCGCGCTGGTCTGGTTGCCCCTGAGCCCGCTGGAAAGTGCCGCCTTGATGGTGTTCGGGGCGCTGCCGCCGGCGGTGCTCAACTACATGGTGGCTGAGCAGTACAAGCTGGAGCCGGCGCGGGTGGCCTCAATCGTCATGCTGGGTAACCTGGCCAGCCTGGTCACCATTCCATTGGTGCTGACCTACGTGCTGAGTTGA
- a CDS encoding LysR family transcriptional regulator, whose protein sequence is MPQQRHFDLNLLRCFSVVYRTGSFTQAAAELDLTQSSVSNAIARLRQAIGEELFVRSGRGIQPTSAAHQLHEQLESPLLQIESALHSFERFDPLQSARTFQVYAMEPAIHQLQPLLDQRLKGAASRIVFRDMPSQESLIYDHLIGGKVDLLIDFIEPQQASLRSLALQQQPICCIARRGHPRIEGTLDREGYYREEHVIFNLRRQNITLADLLIRERLRPRRIYCEHGSLIGMLATVGRSNAIGVTSVAMARQYQESFGLQVLPLPFIADPVRVHLVWTARMEHHPAQQWLRTTLQQVAGQLETAEA, encoded by the coding sequence ATGCCTCAGCAGCGCCACTTCGACCTCAACCTGCTGCGCTGTTTCAGCGTGGTCTACCGCACCGGCTCCTTTACCCAGGCCGCCGCCGAGCTCGACCTGACCCAGTCGTCGGTCAGCAACGCCATTGCCCGCCTCAGGCAGGCGATCGGTGAGGAGCTGTTTGTGCGTTCCGGGCGCGGCATCCAACCCACCAGCGCCGCCCATCAGCTGCATGAGCAGCTGGAGTCACCGTTGTTGCAGATCGAGAGTGCGTTGCACAGCTTTGAGCGCTTTGACCCCCTCCAGAGTGCACGCACCTTTCAGGTCTATGCCATGGAGCCGGCGATTCACCAGCTGCAGCCACTGCTGGACCAGCGGCTCAAGGGGGCAGCCTCCCGCATCGTCTTCCGCGACATGCCCAGTCAGGAGTCACTGATCTACGACCACCTGATTGGCGGCAAGGTGGACCTGCTGATCGACTTCATCGAGCCCCAGCAGGCCTCGTTGCGCAGCCTTGCCCTGCAACAGCAACCGATCTGCTGTATCGCCCGGCGTGGCCACCCGCGCATAGAGGGCACACTGGACCGCGAGGGGTACTACCGGGAGGAGCATGTGATCTTTAACCTCAGGCGCCAGAACATCACCCTGGCCGACCTGCTTATCCGCGAACGGTTAAGACCCCGCCGCATCTACTGCGAACACGGTTCCCTGATTGGCATGCTGGCGACCGTAGGGCGCAGCAACGCCATCGGCGTCACCTCCGTGGCCATGGCCAGGCAGTATCAGGAGAGCTTCGGGTTACAGGTCCTGCCGCTGCCCTTTATCGCCGACCCGGTGCGCGTGCACCTGGTGTGGACCGCGCGCATGGAACATCACCCGGCACAGCAGTGGCTGCGCACCACCCTGCAACAAGTAGCCGGGCAGCTGGAGACGGCTGAGGCCTGA
- a CDS encoding universal stress protein, whose translation MLPEVKTIIYATSLGKHTRPVFRQAIKMAQAYNARIIMIHALEPVSDFVHAMVSSYLPEGKAAELRKEGEERILQQMKQRVEKFYEEEMSDLPDVGNLVSHRVVAESNLVDLVMRTIEKFDGDMVVLGCQNSFGHHSQTAAQLVRHSPVPVLVVPNNPT comes from the coding sequence ATGTTGCCCGAAGTCAAAACCATCATCTACGCCACCTCGCTGGGTAAGCACACTCGTCCGGTGTTTCGCCAGGCGATCAAAATGGCGCAGGCCTATAACGCCCGTATCATCATGATCCATGCCCTGGAGCCGGTGAGTGACTTTGTGCACGCCATGGTGAGCTCCTACCTGCCGGAAGGTAAGGCCGCTGAGCTGCGCAAAGAGGGTGAGGAGCGCATTCTCCAGCAGATGAAGCAGCGGGTTGAGAAGTTTTATGAGGAGGAGATGAGTGACCTGCCCGACGTCGGTAACCTGGTCTCCCACCGGGTGGTGGCGGAAAGTAACCTGGTGGACCTCGTGATGCGTACCATCGAGAAGTTTGATGGCGATATGGTGGTGTTGGGTTGCCAGAACAGTTTTGGCCACCACAGCCAGACGGCAGCCCAGCTGGTTCGCCACAGCCCGGTGCCGGTATTGGTGGTGCCCAATAACCCCACCTGA
- the livH gene encoding high-affinity branched-chain amino acid ABC transporter permease LivH, translating to MSESFLYFVQQLLNGLTIGSTYALIAIGYTMVYGIIGMINFAHGEVYMIGSYVAFIVLAALAMLGIESLPLLLCAAFLISMIVTSSYGYSIERIAYRPLRGGNRLIPLISAIGMSIFLQNLVRMAQGSRDVAMPSLITGGWEIGSAEGFQATLSYMQVVIFAVTFVSMTALTLFISRSRMGRACRACAEDLGMANLLGIDTNRIIALTFVIGAALAAVAGVLLGTYYGVINPYLGFMAGLKAFTAAVLGGIGSIPGAVLGGLLLGLSEAFTAGYFSTEYKDVVSFLLLVFVLLFLPSGILGKPEVEKV from the coding sequence ATGTCTGAGTCCTTTCTCTATTTTGTGCAGCAGCTGCTTAATGGCCTCACCATTGGCAGTACCTATGCACTGATCGCCATCGGCTACACCATGGTCTATGGCATCATCGGTATGATCAACTTCGCCCACGGCGAGGTGTATATGATCGGCAGTTACGTCGCTTTCATTGTCTTGGCTGCCCTGGCCATGTTGGGTATCGAAAGCCTGCCCCTGTTGCTCTGTGCTGCGTTCCTGATCAGCATGATCGTGACCAGTAGCTATGGCTACAGTATCGAGCGTATCGCCTACCGTCCCCTGCGCGGCGGTAATCGCTTGATCCCCCTGATTTCGGCCATCGGTATGTCGATCTTCCTGCAGAACCTGGTGCGTATGGCGCAGGGCTCCCGCGATGTGGCCATGCCCAGCCTGATCACCGGCGGCTGGGAGATTGGTTCTGCGGAGGGCTTCCAGGCCACCCTCTCCTATATGCAGGTGGTTATTTTTGCCGTTACCTTCGTCAGTATGACGGCCCTCACCCTGTTTATCTCCCGCTCCCGCATGGGGCGTGCCTGTCGGGCCTGTGCCGAAGATCTCGGCATGGCCAACCTGCTGGGTATCGACACCAACCGCATCATCGCCCTCACCTTCGTGATCGGCGCCGCGCTGGCCGCTGTCGCCGGTGTATTGCTGGGCACCTACTACGGCGTGATTAACCCCTATCTGGGCTTCATGGCGGGGCTGAAGGCCTTTACCGCCGCGGTACTCGGTGGCATCGGCAGCATCCCGGGTGCGGTGCTGGGTGGGCTCCTGCTGGGTCTCTCTGAGGCCTTTACTGCGGGCTATTTCAGCACCGAGTACAAGGATGTGGTCTCCTTCCTGTTGCTGGTCTTTGTGCTGTTGTTCCTCCCCTCGGGCATTCTCGGTAAGCCGGAGGTAGAAAAGGTATGA
- a CDS encoding branched-chain amino acid ABC transporter substrate-binding protein — protein sequence MIKTLSKTLLGVAVSAAVMGASVAQAEIKVALAGPVTGPVAQYGDMQFTGAKMAIEMINKAGGVNGEMLEAVVYDDACDPKQAVAVANKIVNDGVQFVVGHLCSSSTQPASDIYEDEGILMITAASTNPDITTRGYQLVFRTIGLDSDQGPTAAKYIAGQVKPSRVAVIHDKQQYGEGIATSVKNGLEQAGVAVVAFEGVTPGDKDFSALIAKLKKENVDFVYYGGYHPELGLILRQSAEKGLNAKFMGPEGVGNKDISAIAGAASEGLLVTLPKKYDLDPANKPIVDAINAKGEDPTGPFVWTAYAAVQAMVQGMGSASDATGVADYLRSNKVDTVMGPLEWDTKGDLKGFDFGVFEWHADGTSSSL from the coding sequence ATGATCAAAACACTAAGCAAAACTCTGTTAGGAGTGGCTGTTAGCGCGGCCGTTATGGGGGCCTCTGTCGCACAGGCGGAAATCAAGGTGGCTCTGGCGGGTCCTGTTACCGGACCCGTTGCCCAGTACGGTGACATGCAGTTCACCGGAGCCAAGATGGCGATCGAGATGATCAACAAGGCCGGCGGCGTGAACGGCGAGATGCTTGAAGCGGTTGTCTATGATGACGCCTGCGACCCCAAGCAAGCGGTGGCGGTAGCCAACAAGATCGTCAATGACGGTGTCCAGTTTGTAGTGGGCCACCTCTGCTCCAGCTCCACCCAGCCGGCTTCCGATATCTACGAGGATGAAGGCATCCTGATGATCACCGCTGCCTCCACCAACCCCGATATCACCACCCGTGGTTACCAGCTGGTGTTCCGCACCATCGGTCTGGACAGTGACCAGGGCCCGACTGCGGCCAAGTACATCGCCGGTCAGGTGAAGCCCTCCCGCGTTGCCGTTATCCATGACAAGCAGCAGTACGGTGAAGGTATCGCAACCAGCGTCAAGAACGGCCTGGAGCAAGCGGGCGTTGCCGTTGTCGCCTTCGAGGGTGTGACTCCCGGTGACAAGGACTTCTCCGCCCTGATCGCCAAGCTGAAGAAAGAGAACGTCGATTTCGTCTACTACGGTGGTTACCACCCCGAGCTGGGCCTGATTCTGCGCCAGTCTGCCGAGAAGGGCCTGAACGCCAAGTTCATGGGGCCTGAGGGCGTGGGCAACAAGGACATCAGCGCCATCGCCGGTGCGGCCTCTGAAGGCCTGCTGGTGACCCTGCCCAAGAAGTACGACCTGGATCCGGCCAACAAGCCGATCGTGGATGCGATCAACGCCAAGGGTGAAGATCCCACCGGTCCCTTCGTATGGACGGCCTATGCTGCGGTTCAGGCAATGGTCCAGGGTATGGGCAGCGCCTCTGATGCTACTGGCGTAGCCGACTACCTGCGTAGCAACAAGGTTGATACGGTAATGGGTCCCCTGGAGTGGGACACCAAGGGTGATTTGAAAGGATTCGACTTTGGTGTCTTCGAGTGGCATGCCGATGGCACTTCCAGCTCGCTCTAA
- a CDS encoding high-affinity branched-chain amino acid ABC transporter permease LivM, translated as MIQKHNLFNAVVATVVLLILSGFLMGLNLVNEGTGLVVKVANPDTLWAVVSAAIIVFLFQLFRQPIMAGAKVATGSLPSLPAMPDLRSNPKLKNLLMAFGLAALMIWPFYASRGSIDLATLTLIYVMLGLGLNIVVGLAGLLDLGYVGFYAVGAYTYALLSTYFGLSFWVCLPIAGLMAAFFGFILGFPVLRLRGDYLAIVTLGFGEIIRILLNNMTDLTGGPNGISQIPKPTLFGLEFNRTLKDGGSGLFHDFFGLSYNGSYKVIFLYLLAVVLVLITLFVINRLLRMPIGRAWEALREDEIACRSLGLNPTVIKLTAFTIGAAFAGFAGSFFAARQGFISPESFIFIESAIILAIVVLGGMGSQMGVILAAIVMTVLPELAREFQEYRMLMFGLMMVFMMVWRPQGLLPMKRPHLELRSR; from the coding sequence ATGATCCAGAAACATAACCTCTTTAATGCCGTTGTCGCGACGGTTGTCCTGCTGATCCTCTCCGGCTTCCTGATGGGGCTGAACCTGGTCAACGAAGGCACCGGCCTGGTGGTCAAGGTTGCTAACCCTGACACCCTGTGGGCGGTGGTCAGCGCGGCCATCATCGTGTTCCTGTTCCAGCTGTTCCGCCAGCCCATCATGGCGGGTGCCAAGGTCGCCACCGGCTCTCTGCCGAGCCTGCCCGCGATGCCGGACCTGCGTTCCAACCCCAAGCTGAAGAACCTGCTGATGGCCTTTGGCCTGGCAGCGCTGATGATCTGGCCCTTCTACGCCAGCCGGGGCTCCATCGACCTGGCCACCCTGACCCTCATCTACGTGATGCTGGGGCTGGGGTTGAATATCGTTGTGGGGCTGGCAGGGCTGCTCGACCTGGGCTATGTCGGCTTCTACGCGGTCGGTGCCTACACCTACGCACTGCTCTCCACCTATTTCGGCCTCTCCTTTTGGGTTTGCCTGCCGATCGCGGGGCTGATGGCCGCCTTTTTCGGCTTTATTCTCGGCTTCCCGGTGCTGCGTTTGCGGGGTGACTATCTGGCGATCGTGACATTGGGCTTCGGCGAGATCATCCGTATCCTGCTCAACAACATGACCGACCTGACCGGTGGCCCTAACGGCATCAGCCAGATTCCCAAACCCACCCTGTTCGGGCTCGAGTTCAACCGCACCCTCAAAGATGGCGGTAGCGGTCTCTTTCATGACTTCTTCGGGCTCAGCTACAACGGCAGCTACAAGGTAATCTTCCTCTACCTGCTGGCGGTGGTGTTGGTATTGATCACCCTGTTTGTGATCAACCGCCTGTTGCGGATGCCGATCGGTCGTGCCTGGGAGGCGCTGCGCGAAGATGAGATCGCCTGTCGTTCGCTGGGGCTTAACCCCACCGTGATCAAGCTGACCGCCTTTACCATTGGTGCGGCCTTTGCCGGGTTTGCAGGCTCCTTCTTTGCCGCACGCCAGGGCTTTATCAGCCCCGAGTCCTTTATCTTTATCGAGTCAGCGATCATTCTCGCCATCGTTGTACTGGGTGGAATGGGCTCCCAGATGGGGGTGATTCTGGCGGCGATTGTAATGACCGTGTTGCCCGAGCTGGCGCGCGAGTTCCAGGAGTACCGGATGCTGATGTTCGGTCTCATGATGGTGTTTATGATGGTGTGGCGTCCCCAGGGGCTGCTGCCGATGAAACGACCCCACTTGGAGCTGCGTAGCCGATGA
- the livG gene encoding high-affinity branched-chain amino acid ABC transporter ATP-binding protein LivG translates to MSNVLLKATGLSMRFGGLLAVDGVGLTVNEREIVSVIGPNGAGKTTVFNCLTGFYKPTAGEILYKGNPIQGLPGHKISQLGVIRTFQHVRLFKEMTVIENLLVAQHRHLKTGLLAGLFKTPAFRRSESEAMDRAAHWLDRVKLTEFANREAGNLAYGQQRRLEIARCMVASPDLLMLDEPAAGLNPNETKELDELIVSLRDDDGISILLIEHDMKLVMGISDNIVVVNQGRPLATGTPQEILQNPDVIKAYLGEE, encoded by the coding sequence ATGAGTAATGTATTGTTGAAAGCCACCGGCCTGAGTATGCGCTTCGGTGGCCTGCTGGCGGTTGATGGTGTTGGCTTGACCGTCAATGAACGTGAGATAGTGTCGGTGATTGGCCCCAACGGGGCTGGTAAGACCACCGTTTTCAACTGCCTGACCGGGTTTTACAAGCCAACCGCTGGAGAGATCCTCTACAAGGGCAACCCGATTCAGGGATTGCCTGGCCACAAGATCTCCCAGCTGGGGGTGATTCGAACCTTCCAGCATGTACGCCTGTTCAAGGAGATGACGGTGATCGAAAACCTGCTGGTCGCCCAGCATCGTCACCTGAAAACGGGGTTGCTCGCCGGACTCTTCAAGACCCCGGCTTTCCGGCGTTCCGAATCGGAAGCGATGGATCGTGCGGCCCATTGGCTGGATCGGGTCAAACTCACCGAGTTTGCTAACCGTGAAGCGGGTAACCTGGCGTACGGACAGCAGCGTCGGCTGGAGATTGCTCGTTGCATGGTGGCCTCTCCTGATTTGCTCATGCTGGATGAGCCGGCCGCTGGCCTCAACCCCAATGAAACCAAGGAACTGGATGAGCTGATCGTTAGCCTGCGTGATGACGATGGCATCTCCATTTTGCTGATTGAACACGATATGAAGCTGGTGATGGGTATCTCCGACAATATCGTGGTGGTCAACCAGGGACGCCCCCTGGCGACTGGCACTCCGCAGGAGATCCTGCAGAATCCTGATGTGATCAAAGCGTACCTGGGCGAGGAGTAA
- a CDS encoding ABC transporter ATP-binding protein: protein MLTLKNVSTHYGKIQALHDVSVQVNEGEIVSLIGANGAGKSTLLMTVCGDPRLSSGSVEFMGQDISQKKTSDIMRSGIAVVPEGRRVFSRLTVEENLHMGGFFTDKGEFDSTLEHVYQLFPRLKERQNQRSGTMSGGEQQMLAIGRAMMSRPKLLFLDEPSLGLAPLIIQQIFDIIEQLRSEGMTIFLVEQNANQALRLADRGYVLENGRIVLEDSGDALLTNEEVRKAYLGG, encoded by the coding sequence ATGTTGACGCTAAAGAATGTATCGACCCATTACGGCAAGATTCAGGCGCTGCACGATGTCTCGGTTCAGGTTAATGAAGGTGAGATCGTTTCTCTTATCGGTGCAAACGGCGCTGGCAAGAGCACGCTTTTGATGACGGTATGCGGTGATCCGCGCCTTAGCTCTGGTTCTGTGGAGTTTATGGGGCAGGATATTTCGCAGAAAAAAACCTCCGATATTATGCGCAGCGGGATTGCTGTTGTGCCCGAAGGGCGTCGGGTGTTTTCCCGCCTGACGGTGGAAGAGAACCTGCACATGGGAGGTTTTTTTACCGACAAGGGTGAGTTCGACAGCACACTAGAGCATGTCTATCAGCTCTTTCCCCGCCTCAAGGAGCGCCAGAACCAGCGTAGCGGCACCATGTCCGGTGGTGAGCAGCAGATGCTGGCGATAGGCCGCGCCATGATGAGCCGTCCCAAACTACTGTTTCTCGATGAGCCCTCCCTCGGGCTGGCGCCGCTGATTATTCAGCAGATTTTCGACATCATCGAGCAGCTGCGCAGCGAGGGAATGACCATCTTCCTGGTGGAGCAGAACGCGAACCAGGCCCTGCGCCTGGCCGATCGGGGCTACGTGCTGGAGAACGGTCGTATCGTGCTGGAAGACAGTGGCGATGCCCTGTTGACTAACGAGGAGGTTCGTAAGGCCTATCTGGGGGGCTGA
- a CDS encoding alanyl-tRNA editing protein: MSPALQAAFYDNPMAKSLESRVLAVEGDRVMLERTLFYPEGGGQPGDQGSWLTATGTSLKVTDTRKGELPGEIWHQLETDAHGLAVGDLLQQTLDWERRYRLMRMHSALHLLCSLVPRGVTGGSVGLERSRLDFDLGDAAVDKLELTERLNRLVEAGLEVTSEWISDTELDANPELVRTMSVQPPRGSGSVRMVRMGGVDYQPCGGTHVLNTSEIGAVTISKIENKGKLNRRIHLQLND, translated from the coding sequence ATGAGCCCAGCGTTACAAGCCGCCTTCTACGATAATCCCATGGCGAAAAGCCTTGAGTCCCGCGTCCTGGCTGTGGAAGGAGACCGGGTGATGCTTGAACGCACCCTGTTTTATCCGGAAGGGGGCGGCCAGCCCGGTGACCAGGGTAGCTGGCTTACGGCCACGGGCACCTCGCTTAAGGTGACTGATACTCGCAAGGGAGAACTGCCGGGGGAGATCTGGCACCAGCTTGAAACCGATGCCCACGGGCTGGCGGTGGGAGACCTGCTGCAGCAGACGCTGGACTGGGAGCGGCGCTATCGCCTGATGCGGATGCACAGCGCGTTGCACCTGCTCTGTTCGTTGGTTCCACGGGGGGTAACCGGCGGCTCGGTGGGGCTCGAGCGCAGCCGCCTGGACTTTGACCTGGGGGATGCCGCAGTGGATAAACTGGAGCTGACCGAACGTCTTAATCGACTGGTCGAGGCGGGGCTGGAGGTTACCAGCGAATGGATTAGCGACACCGAGCTCGATGCCAATCCGGAGCTGGTGCGGACCATGTCGGTGCAACCGCCGCGGGGATCTGGAAGCGTCCGCATGGTGCGCATGGGCGGAGTGGATTACCAGCCCTGTGGCGGAACCCACGTACTCAACACGTCAGAGATCGGAGCGGTCACCATCAGCAAGATCGAAAATAAGGGTAAGCTCAACCGCCGCATACACCTGCAACTCAACGACTGA
- a CDS encoding sensor domain-containing diguanylate cyclase → MTPGSFFSTLSLRTRLLLIISLALAILLPLSYILAYQLIFPRFVDLETQRLDSDRSALETALMLRVKSVRSVARDWAQWDDSYEFVAGNNSEYVADNLDIESIVNLDVNLLVFFDLSGRVVRSVNVDLDRLTRRPIPAGLTQLLLQPERILDQAPPRPRSGLLAVDGLLVALAIEPITDSNREQASNGWLMAVRYLDGSLEQDTEHLVGTSFDLRWATHPAFNDADRAVLASLAAGEQTLSLDGEQQGTLEYRVDDILGQPILVRIQSALSIMEEGRVALARYQWILLLVLSVVMLMLTWAINWGVLSRLRRLQESVHNVGIDAAAEVVELSGRDELAQLSSDIAWTLERLRTGKERQKLLMDQLLDGFIEFDLLGYVRVANLSMARMLGVERNDLLNSHYNRLVPPEAAASIGEFLQWVTQEPATTSREVLEVTRPSGESLFVEVSASAILSIKGEVKGVRSLVRDVTHRQQEHLELSHRAYHDPLTGLYNRAALTNEIDELLRQRHYRKLTMGVLYLDIDHFKRVNDTLGHQCGDLLLKQIASRLRDCLRESDIVARIGGDEFVVLLQHGDSQHFEVVADKLIRSIREPFMVQGHRIDYLGVSVGISLCPQHSELPDELIHLADRAMYMAKQRGSSYAFYRHSLG, encoded by the coding sequence ATGACTCCCGGTAGCTTTTTCTCGACCCTTTCGCTGCGCACCCGCCTGTTGCTGATCATCAGCCTTGCGCTCGCTATCCTGCTGCCTCTCTCCTATATACTGGCCTACCAGCTTATCTTTCCCCGCTTTGTCGACCTGGAGACGCAGCGCCTGGATTCCGACCGCAGTGCGCTGGAAACAGCGCTGATGCTGCGGGTCAAGAGCGTCAGGTCGGTGGCCCGGGACTGGGCACAGTGGGATGACAGCTATGAGTTCGTTGCCGGCAATAACAGTGAGTACGTCGCTGATAACCTGGACATTGAGTCGATCGTTAACCTGGATGTTAATCTGCTGGTTTTTTTCGACCTCAGCGGGCGAGTAGTGCGCAGTGTTAATGTCGACCTGGACCGCTTGACCCGGCGGCCGATACCGGCAGGCCTGACCCAGCTCCTGCTGCAGCCTGAGCGCATTTTGGATCAAGCCCCCCCCCGCCCCCGCAGTGGCTTGCTGGCCGTTGACGGGCTTTTGGTGGCACTGGCGATCGAACCGATCACCGACTCCAACCGCGAGCAGGCGAGTAACGGGTGGTTGATGGCGGTGCGATACCTGGATGGCTCGCTGGAACAGGATACTGAGCACCTGGTGGGAACCTCGTTCGACCTGCGTTGGGCCACTCACCCGGCATTCAATGATGCTGATCGGGCGGTACTGGCAAGCCTGGCCGCAGGCGAGCAGACACTGAGCCTGGATGGAGAGCAGCAGGGTACGCTGGAGTATCGAGTAGACGATATCCTCGGCCAGCCGATTCTGGTACGGATCCAAAGTGCGCTCTCCATTATGGAGGAGGGGAGGGTGGCGCTGGCCCGCTACCAGTGGATCTTGCTGCTGGTGCTTTCGGTGGTGATGCTGATGCTGACCTGGGCCATCAATTGGGGCGTACTGTCGCGCCTGCGTCGGTTGCAGGAGAGTGTCCATAATGTCGGGATAGACGCCGCTGCTGAAGTGGTGGAGTTGTCGGGACGAGATGAGCTGGCGCAGCTTTCCAGTGATATTGCATGGACCCTAGAGCGTTTGCGTACCGGAAAAGAGCGCCAGAAACTGCTGATGGACCAGCTGCTTGATGGCTTTATCGAGTTTGACCTGCTTGGCTATGTGAGGGTGGCTAACCTTTCGATGGCGCGTATGCTGGGGGTAGAGCGTAACGATCTTCTTAATAGCCATTACAACCGCCTGGTTCCGCCCGAAGCGGCGGCGTCGATCGGTGAATTTTTACAGTGGGTGACCCAAGAGCCGGCCACCACCAGCCGGGAGGTTCTGGAGGTCACTCGCCCGAGTGGTGAATCTCTGTTTGTGGAGGTCAGTGCCTCGGCGATCCTCTCAATCAAAGGGGAGGTCAAGGGGGTTCGCAGCCTGGTGCGGGATGTCACCCACCGTCAGCAGGAGCACCTCGAGCTCTCCCACCGGGCTTATCACGACCCCCTGACCGGGCTCTATAACCGGGCAGCGCTAACCAACGAAATTGATGAGCTGCTGCGCCAGCGTCACTACCGGAAACTCACCATGGGGGTGCTCTATCTCGATATCGACCATTTCAAGCGGGTCAACGATACGCTGGGGCACCAGTGTGGCGACCTGTTGCTGAAGCAGATTGCCAGCCGCCTGCGGGACTGTTTGCGAGAGAGCGATATTGTGGCCCGCATTGGAGGGGACGAGTTCGTGGTGCTGTTGCAGCACGGAGACAGTCAACACTTCGAAGTGGTCGCCGACAAGTTGATCCGCTCCATCCGTGAGCCTTTTATGGTACAGGGACATCGAATCGATTATCTCGGGGTCAGCGTGGGGATCAGCCTGTGCCCCCAACACAGCGAGCTGCCCGATGAGCTGATCCACCTGGCTGATCGAGCCATGTACATGGCCAAACAGCGTGGTTCCAGCTACGCCTTCTATCGTCATAGCCTGGGCTAG